In Methanococcoides sp. LMO-2, a single window of DNA contains:
- a CDS encoding DUF2162 domain-containing protein, with amino-acid sequence MNMVLLTVVGILIAILLFGVKTGIGCGFSNRSTKQILALAGSYFVLSIIIGSLIGYVDQSNLDLIASMGMSLHVLVALLLIGAGIYTQKQWNCGCDVSHRTFLVISLPCPVCLTALFISCMLLATSLEMSGLWIGFLVGVVFFVSVVATSFLCKKLNKTPETLGNIMMILGIYYLMGAILVPAYIKTKQMNIPAYHAPPVEILPFVVFALFIAGGFVLEKIRSN; translated from the coding sequence ATGAATATGGTACTTCTCACTGTGGTGGGAATACTGATAGCCATTCTTTTATTTGGTGTTAAGACCGGAATTGGATGTGGTTTTTCCAATCGCAGCACAAAACAGATCCTTGCGCTTGCAGGAAGCTATTTCGTCCTGTCAATAATAATCGGTAGTCTCATAGGATATGTGGACCAGTCAAACCTTGACCTTATCGCAAGCATGGGAATGTCCCTGCACGTTCTGGTTGCTTTGCTTCTCATCGGAGCAGGTATCTACACACAGAAGCAGTGGAACTGTGGCTGTGATGTTTCACATCGCACATTCCTCGTGATCTCCCTTCCGTGTCCGGTCTGTCTGACAGCACTTTTCATATCCTGCATGCTCCTGGCAACATCCCTTGAGATGAGTGGGCTCTGGATCGGATTCCTCGTGGGTGTTGTGTTCTTTGTTTCTGTGGTTGCAACCTCATTTTTATGCAAGAAACTGAACAAGACTCCGGAGACCCTTGGTAACATCATGATGATCCTTGGTATCTACTACCTCATGGGTGCTATCCTGGTGCCTGCTTACATTAAAACAAAACAGATGAACATCCCTGCTTATCATGCACCGCCTGTGGAGATCCTTCCATTCGTGGTCTTTGCACTATTCATTGCAGGTGGATTTGTTCTTGAAAAAATAAGGAGTAACTAA
- a CDS encoding cobaltochelatase subunit CobN: MRNVKHGLLILSVLLMLVLVPVVSAEEFNMELVANTTSDVNGDYSFSDVPNGNYQLVALTYVPGMGQWFMDESEVIIENGQNIVNANLTLGFAEPGAQEPILSLLERASISGKTLSTPMGGPIQSISDVTVVLKTESELVANTTSDVNGDYLFSDVPNGNYQLVALTYVPGMGQWFMDELDVIIENGQNIVNANLTLGFAEPGAQEPILSLLERASISGKTLSTPMGGPIQSISDVTVVLKTESELVANTTSDVNGDYLFSDVPNGNYQLVALTYVPGMGQWFMDESEVIIENGQNIVNANLTLGFAEPGAQEPILSLLERASISGKTLSTPMGGPIQSISDVTVTLLKHSSEISDPSTSHPITNYSANTTSGDSPLTVQFTDESVDATSWFWDFGDGTNSTVQNPIHTYGSVGSYDVSLTITTPDGTGTEVKRDYITSKLPEMYKDKKILFLIIGAEETCWVKESAIEMGMHNVDVYGSYRMNEVDNLYSPFNDSIDTGLYDIIFISRKGGMTFLGSNLKPQIVEMMENKKPEAQVVDWNYGVGTVNHTEHPYIADYWDEEYDGNVIRLITYLSVVDLSRPFSEYDGTIEIEEPAIMPEVGIYHPDARMVFDDLESYLEWYREDTGTHHVYNPDNYTVGITFFTAGDESICNAVIESVIIELESRGINAIPAYRPDVIYSDKAYRFFTIDDEWKTDAFIDLGKGVWIMSSAVKNTEYLEEANVPVINGIIYQGTIEEWENSSTGQDCWFQYQIPIMEIGGEIESIVVGGQEYDEALGARVLKPIDYQVEWMVDRTVSWMDLQHTDNEDKKVAVIYYAHGKQSALVASNLDVVPSIPNFLNAMNEYGYDLGGSQLNDSEFLETVLQQGRNIGVWAPGELEYMVENYDVELLPVETYMEWFNNEIEPEARQSVLDTWGEAPGNAMVYENESGKYFVFPKIEAGNVLVLPQPARGFSQNDTTLYHDQTIPPSHHYIAFYLWLDNDFDADSIVHFGRHGTQEWLQGKGTSLSVKTCWPAILIQDMPVVYLYDVGGIGEGIMAKRRGNAVMVDHSTPAIVSAGLYGNLTLLHDKMHYYETEEEDAMVKAYRNSIIEIYDELNFEQEFNVSADDLKNMNDTEFDNFVLTGSVHDYLHELASEYIPYGMHVLGEQMDSEGQMAMVKSMLGPEFKEHVAASNLFEDPDELEPTHSPDGLDELLNDVLVNGTDPLCLLTDRFNITYSSGKFVANTTSDEAGEYDFSIIKDGKYTLYAFTQTGDGWLSGKEYITIENGEALSDVRLNLTKNATGTTNAELEYVIELLENNPPVSKETGLGIISGNITYSPMGSPRAANDAIVMLQKNNNILEVYTNSSTNKYAFQNLTDGTYDVTALYHSVSKYGDYWYIATEEVTIQEGGDLNQDINMNTDVSGDAQDLMSLLGQVSGKTYSIETSVEEPECNVVLIQRLSDEQMQVVDDLNLALLYAENIKACKDLEIQSMLDALDGKYIPPALGDDPVRSPDVLPTGKNFFAFNPSLVPTEEAWDAGQVLVDAFLEEWAANHEEPYPKKVGFVLWSGESMRHKGVMESEILYMMGVRPVWDSSGNVIDVEIIPEDELGRPRIDAVITMTGIYRDNWKWQVELMDRGARLAAMENSSTYPNYVSDNSDLIYEALMATGNYSEEEARQLSMCRVFGPDEGSWGAGGFREAVSASGTWEDESKLANLYIDSMSYAYGDDIWGNCDGDVFRQALSETDAVMFSRSGNDNRGSGSVVFDHVYEFFGGFGMAVRNVSGDTPEMYIANLKNPDEAFVETMGEFLARDLRSKYFNPKWIEGMMEHGYTGASEMDSVLEDFFGLGVTLPDEITDDMWKEFYDVYVMDKYDLGLDEWFQEENPWASQSMDARMLEAVRKGYWDASDEVVQNLVKEYVESVVQDGVTCCHHTCGNPTLDSYVQGIMSVPGVIDKDTMDEYNRLMKEATHRETAVSTSSSHSSSGTVTPTIVESTNNQTSVSDAGYGTTTDQVAEVTQNTPDNYVEGYEMTKESINNEEQASSTSFSGADILGSVLVILAVAVITIGFRKQRI; this comes from the coding sequence ATGCGAAATGTAAAACATGGATTATTGATATTAAGTGTATTGCTTATGCTGGTACTCGTACCAGTGGTATCGGCAGAAGAATTTAACATGGAACTGGTAGCAAACACAACCAGTGATGTTAATGGAGATTACTCATTTAGCGATGTTCCAAATGGAAATTACCAGCTTGTTGCCTTGACATATGTTCCTGGTATGGGCCAATGGTTTATGGACGAATCAGAGGTTATCATCGAGAATGGGCAGAACATTGTCAATGCTAATTTGACCCTTGGATTTGCTGAACCTGGAGCACAGGAGCCAATACTCTCATTATTGGAAAGAGCTTCCATATCAGGAAAGACACTTTCAACACCTATGGGAGGCCCCATACAGAGTATTTCTGATGTAACTGTTGTGCTTAAAACCGAATCTGAATTGGTAGCAAACACAACCAGTGACGTCAATGGAGATTATTTATTTAGCGATGTTCCAAATGGAAATTACCAGCTTGTTGCCTTGACATATGTTCCTGGAATGGGCCAATGGTTTATGGACGAATTAGATGTTATCATCGAAAATGGGCAGAACATTGTCAATGCTAATTTGACCCTTGGATTTGCTGAACCTGGAGCACAGGAACCAATACTTTCATTATTGGAAAGAGCTTCCATATCAGGAAAGACACTTTCAACACCTATGGGAGGCCCTATACAGAGTATTTCTGATGTAACTGTTGTGCTTAAAACCGAATCTGAATTGGTAGCAAACACAACCAGTGACGTCAATGGAGATTATTTATTTAGCGATGTTCCAAATGGAAATTACCAGCTTGTTGCCTTGACATATGTTCCTGGAATGGGCCAATGGTTTATGGACGAATCAGAGGTTATCATCGAGAATGGGCAGAACATTGTCAATGCTAATTTGACCCTTGGATTTGCTGAACCTGGAGCACAGGAGCCAATACTCTCATTATTGGAAAGAGCTTCCATATCAGGAAAGACACTTTCAACACCTATGGGAGGCCCTATACAGAGTATTTCTGATGTAACTGTTACTCTCTTGAAACATTCATCTGAAATATCAGACCCATCAACATCACATCCAATTACTAACTATTCTGCAAATACAACTTCCGGTGATTCCCCCCTTACAGTTCAGTTCACAGATGAATCAGTAGATGCTACATCATGGTTCTGGGACTTTGGAGATGGTACTAACTCAACTGTACAGAACCCTATCCACACTTATGGTAGTGTGGGAAGTTATGATGTATCACTTACAATAACAACTCCTGATGGCACAGGTACTGAGGTAAAGAGGGATTACATCACCTCAAAACTTCCGGAGATGTATAAAGACAAGAAGATTCTGTTCCTGATCATTGGTGCAGAAGAAACATGCTGGGTAAAAGAATCAGCTATAGAAATGGGTATGCACAATGTCGATGTCTATGGTAGCTACCGCATGAATGAGGTTGACAACCTTTACAGCCCATTCAATGATAGTATTGATACAGGTCTGTATGACATCATATTCATATCACGAAAAGGTGGAATGACTTTCCTTGGATCAAATCTGAAACCACAGATAGTTGAAATGATGGAAAACAAGAAACCTGAAGCACAGGTCGTTGACTGGAACTATGGAGTAGGGACAGTAAATCATACAGAACACCCATATATTGCTGATTACTGGGATGAGGAATATGATGGAAATGTCATTCGCCTGATCACATATCTTTCAGTAGTTGACCTTTCAAGACCATTCAGTGAATATGATGGTACAATAGAGATCGAAGAACCAGCTATAATGCCGGAGGTCGGGATCTATCACCCTGATGCAAGAATGGTCTTCGATGATCTGGAATCTTATTTAGAATGGTATAGAGAAGACACTGGAACCCACCATGTGTATAACCCGGATAATTACACAGTGGGCATCACTTTCTTCACCGCTGGGGATGAAAGTATCTGTAACGCGGTTATAGAGAGCGTTATAATTGAACTTGAGTCCAGGGGAATCAACGCCATCCCGGCCTACAGGCCAGATGTCATTTATTCGGATAAAGCCTACCGCTTCTTCACTATTGACGACGAATGGAAGACAGATGCTTTCATCGACCTTGGAAAAGGTGTATGGATCATGTCCTCTGCTGTGAAGAACACAGAATATCTGGAGGAAGCAAATGTTCCGGTCATCAACGGAATCATCTATCAAGGCACTATTGAAGAGTGGGAGAACTCCAGTACAGGCCAGGACTGCTGGTTCCAGTACCAGATCCCGATCATGGAGATCGGTGGTGAGATCGAGTCCATAGTCGTTGGAGGCCAGGAATACGATGAAGCTCTGGGTGCCAGGGTACTCAAACCCATTGACTATCAGGTGGAGTGGATGGTCGACAGAACAGTAAGCTGGATGGACTTGCAGCATACCGACAATGAGGACAAGAAAGTTGCTGTCATCTACTATGCCCATGGAAAGCAGTCGGCACTTGTAGCAAGCAACCTTGATGTGGTCCCAAGTATTCCGAACTTCCTGAATGCCATGAACGAATACGGATACGACCTTGGCGGATCACAGCTTAACGACTCCGAATTCCTGGAAACTGTACTTCAGCAGGGAAGGAACATTGGAGTATGGGCTCCCGGTGAACTTGAATACATGGTCGAGAACTATGATGTCGAGCTATTGCCTGTGGAAACCTACATGGAATGGTTCAACAACGAGATTGAACCTGAGGCAAGACAAAGTGTACTTGATACATGGGGTGAAGCTCCAGGAAATGCAATGGTCTATGAGAACGAGAGTGGAAAATACTTTGTCTTCCCGAAGATCGAAGCCGGAAATGTCCTTGTTCTTCCTCAGCCTGCAAGAGGTTTCTCACAGAACGATACTACCCTTTACCATGACCAGACAATACCTCCCTCCCACCACTATATTGCATTCTATCTCTGGCTGGATAATGACTTCGATGCTGATTCCATTGTCCACTTCGGACGCCATGGAACTCAGGAATGGCTGCAGGGCAAGGGTACAAGCCTTTCTGTTAAGACCTGCTGGCCTGCAATCCTGATACAGGATATGCCTGTGGTGTATCTCTATGACGTAGGAGGTATTGGGGAAGGAATTATGGCTAAGAGAAGAGGTAATGCTGTAATGGTGGATCACTCAACACCTGCTATTGTCAGCGCAGGTCTGTACGGCAATCTCACACTTCTGCATGACAAGATGCACTATTACGAGACAGAAGAAGAAGATGCCATGGTAAAGGCATACAGGAATTCGATTATAGAGATATACGATGAGTTGAATTTCGAACAGGAATTCAATGTATCTGCAGATGACCTGAAGAATATGAATGACACAGAGTTTGATAATTTCGTGCTGACCGGTTCGGTACATGACTATTTGCATGAACTTGCAAGTGAGTACATACCCTATGGAATGCATGTCCTTGGAGAGCAGATGGATTCGGAAGGGCAAATGGCCATGGTAAAATCAATGCTTGGCCCGGAGTTTAAGGAGCATGTTGCGGCTTCAAATCTCTTCGAGGATCCGGATGAACTGGAACCAACACATTCCCCGGACGGGCTTGATGAGCTCTTAAACGATGTTCTGGTAAATGGTACTGATCCACTTTGTCTCTTAACTGATCGGTTCAATATCACCTATTCGTCAGGGAAATTCGTAGCGAATACAACATCCGATGAAGCCGGAGAGTATGATTTCTCTATAATAAAAGATGGAAAATACACGCTCTACGCATTTACACAAACTGGAGATGGCTGGCTGAGCGGAAAAGAATACATTACAATCGAAAACGGCGAGGCGCTCTCCGATGTAAGATTAAACCTTACAAAGAATGCGACAGGTACAACAAATGCAGAACTTGAATATGTTATTGAACTGTTAGAAAACAACCCCCCGGTTTCCAAAGAAACGGGATTAGGTATAATATCAGGAAATATCACATATAGCCCAATGGGATCGCCACGTGCAGCAAATGATGCTATAGTGATGCTTCAGAAGAACAATAATATTCTGGAAGTTTACACCAATAGTTCAACAAACAAGTACGCATTCCAAAACCTAACCGATGGAACATATGATGTAACTGCATTATACCATAGTGTAAGCAAATATGGAGATTACTGGTATATTGCAACAGAGGAAGTCACAATACAGGAAGGAGGCGATCTCAACCAGGATATCAATATGAATACGGACGTAAGTGGTGATGCACAGGATCTAATGTCTTTACTTGGACAGGTTTCTGGTAAAACATATTCAATTGAGACTAGTGTTGAAGAACCAGAATGTAATGTTGTCTTAATACAGCGTCTTTCTGATGAGCAGATGCAGGTTGTAGATGATCTGAACCTTGCCCTCCTGTACGCTGAGAACATAAAGGCATGCAAGGATCTGGAGATCCAGAGCATGCTTGATGCCCTTGATGGAAAATACATCCCACCTGCCCTTGGAGATGACCCTGTGAGAAGTCCGGATGTCCTACCTACCGGAAAGAACTTCTTCGCATTCAATCCGAGTCTGGTTCCAACAGAGGAAGCATGGGATGCCGGACAGGTCCTTGTGGATGCATTCCTGGAGGAATGGGCTGCAAATCACGAAGAACCGTATCCGAAAAAGGTCGGTTTTGTACTGTGGTCCGGTGAGTCAATGAGGCATAAGGGTGTCATGGAATCCGAGATCCTTTACATGATGGGAGTTCGACCTGTATGGGATTCTTCAGGCAATGTTATCGATGTGGAGATCATTCCTGAGGACGAACTTGGCAGACCCAGGATAGATGCTGTTATCACAATGACCGGTATCTACCGCGATAACTGGAAATGGCAGGTTGAGCTAATGGACAGAGGTGCACGTCTGGCAGCCATGGAAAACAGTTCCACATATCCAAACTACGTCAGCGATAATTCCGATCTGATCTATGAGGCATTGATGGCCACAGGCAACTATTCAGAAGAAGAGGCAAGGCAACTTTCAATGTGCAGAGTATTCGGTCCCGACGAAGGTAGCTGGGGAGCTGGTGGATTCAGAGAGGCCGTAAGTGCCAGTGGTACCTGGGAGGATGAGAGTAAACTTGCCAATCTCTACATCGACTCCATGAGCTATGCATATGGTGACGACATATGGGGCAATTGTGACGGAGATGTTTTTAGACAGGCACTTTCCGAAACAGATGCTGTGATGTTCAGCCGCAGTGGCAATGACAACCGTGGAAGTGGTAGTGTGGTCTTTGACCATGTATATGAGTTCTTCGGTGGATTTGGAATGGCTGTGAGGAACGTATCAGGAGATACTCCTGAGATGTATATCGCAAATCTCAAGAATCCAGACGAAGCCTTCGTAGAGACAATGGGTGAATTCCTTGCAAGGGACCTTCGTTCCAAGTACTTCAATCCAAAATGGATCGAAGGTATGATGGAACATGGTTACACCGGAGCAAGCGAGATGGACAGTGTTCTGGAAGACTTCTTCGGATTGGGAGTTACACTGCCTGATGAGATCACTGACGACATGTGGAAAGAGTTCTATGATGTCTATGTTATGGACAAGTACGACCTCGGCCTGGATGAATGGTTCCAGGAGGAGAATCCATGGGCCAGTCAGTCCATGGATGCCAGAATGCTTGAAGCTGTACGCAAGGGCTACTGGGATGCCTCAGATGAGGTCGTCCAGAACCTTGTGAAAGAATACGTTGAATCTGTTGTGCAGGATGGTGTTACATGCTGCCATCACACCTGTGGAAACCCAACACTTGATTCCTATGTTCAGGGAATCATGTCTGTACCCGGAGTCATAGACAAGGATACCATGGATGAGTACAACCGATTGATGAAAGAAGCAACACATAGAGAGACAGCTGTTTCCACATCCAGCAGCCATAGTAGCAGTGGTACTGTAACACCTACTATCGTTGAATCCACGAACAACCAAACCTCTGTAAGTGATGCAGGTTACGGTACAACAACTGATCAGGTAGCAGAAGTAACACAAAATACACCAGATAACTATGTCGAAGGATATGAGATGACGAAGGAATCCATCAATAATGAGGAGCAAGCATCCTCTACATCCTTCTCAGGTGCTGATATCTTAGGAAGCGTGTTGGTTATTTTAGCAGTTGCTGTAATAACGATTGGCTTCAGGAAACAGAGAATATAA
- a CDS encoding phosphoribosyltransferase — translation MVAVSGYPPADRTSFKCDLMSFKESYNLAKILARKIKDSGNLPDMIIAIGRGGYVPARLICDFLLFDNLTTIKIEHYKGAADIQEMATLRFPLSVDISSKKILVVDDVTDTGKTLRVAVEYLESLKPAEIKTAVLQHKICSDFVPDYYAKKIVKWRWIIYPWAAYEDLAGFAENIIGERTLTTRQICNEFDSRYTISLKQSNLTEILEDLNARGSIDHIYGDEDALWRKVNLVK, via the coding sequence ATGGTAGCTGTAAGCGGATATCCACCTGCTGATCGCACCTCTTTTAAATGCGACCTGATGAGCTTTAAGGAATCATATAACCTTGCTAAGATCCTTGCCAGAAAAATAAAGGATTCCGGCAATTTGCCTGATATGATCATTGCTATCGGCAGGGGTGGATATGTACCTGCCCGGTTAATATGTGATTTTCTCCTTTTTGATAACCTGACAACAATAAAGATCGAGCACTACAAGGGGGCCGCAGATATTCAGGAGATGGCAACGCTCAGGTTCCCGCTTTCTGTTGATATAAGTAGCAAAAAGATCCTTGTTGTGGATGATGTTACAGACACGGGTAAAACACTAAGAGTTGCTGTGGAATACCTGGAATCTCTTAAACCGGCAGAGATCAAGACTGCAGTTCTCCAGCACAAGATCTGTTCCGATTTCGTGCCGGACTATTATGCAAAAAAGATTGTTAAATGGCGCTGGATAATTTACCCATGGGCCGCTTACGAAGATCTTGCAGGTTTTGCCGAAAACATAATTGGTGAGAGGACTTTGACAACCCGACAGATCTGCAACGAGTTTGATTCCCGTTACACTATCTCCTTAAAACAATCGAATCTGACAGAAATACTCGAAGACCTTAATGCAAGGGGAAGTATAGATCACATTTATGGTGATGAAGATGCATTGTGGAGAAAAGTGAACCTCGTGAAGTAA
- a CDS encoding UDP-N-acetylglucosamine--N-acetylmuramyl-(pentapeptide) pyrophosphoryl-undecaprenol N-acetylglucosamine transferase has translation MKIMLFVCGEGLGHTSRCIPLAQQMKEAGHDVLIGAYGYSRELIDRKGLTTIEIPPEIQLVGNAGSLDLKASILATMKSGELLGILKINRQLKEFDPQVVVSDSHYTATIAAMFRKKPVHLMMNQSNMEEFFYNKGPFMKAIGRFTKSFYNAIFRRVDGIIIPDYPMPYTICRMNLELEEDLEDAIFYSGPLVGKKYEEVTGAELNRPHVLSTVGGFGYREPIFRKVIETAKLDTTISYTLLSGPSVDPEDFTDLPENVTILKFIEDQFPYIKSSDLVIAPGGHSTMMEALSFGIPMLSFPDIDHNEQQNNATALEEDGCGKRMDYSISPEKLLEHIHEITNEGKLVEKSRELQELSNELSGPSAITGMLESKYKE, from the coding sequence ATGAAAATAATGCTCTTCGTATGCGGAGAAGGACTGGGTCACACCAGCCGCTGCATTCCGCTTGCCCAACAGATGAAGGAAGCAGGCCATGATGTGCTAATTGGTGCCTATGGATATTCCAGGGAACTTATCGACAGAAAAGGGCTGACAACCATAGAGATACCTCCCGAGATACAGCTTGTGGGTAATGCAGGCAGTCTTGACCTTAAAGCATCTATTCTGGCCACCATGAAAAGCGGAGAGCTGCTAGGTATCCTGAAGATCAACCGGCAACTGAAAGAGTTCGATCCTCAGGTGGTAGTATCAGACAGCCATTACACTGCCACCATTGCTGCAATGTTCAGGAAGAAGCCTGTACACCTGATGATGAACCAGTCCAATATGGAGGAATTCTTCTACAACAAAGGACCTTTCATGAAAGCCATTGGCAGATTTACAAAATCATTCTACAATGCAATATTCCGGAGAGTAGATGGGATCATAATACCGGACTATCCAATGCCGTATACGATCTGCCGCATGAACCTTGAACTTGAGGAAGACCTGGAAGATGCCATATTCTACAGTGGCCCTCTTGTAGGGAAAAAGTATGAAGAGGTCACCGGGGCAGAACTTAACAGACCCCATGTGCTATCCACAGTCGGTGGTTTCGGATATCGCGAACCAATATTCAGGAAGGTGATCGAAACAGCAAAGCTGGACACAACGATCAGTTACACTCTCCTGTCAGGCCCCAGTGTCGATCCCGAGGACTTTACCGACCTCCCGGAAAACGTAACAATACTAAAATTCATTGAGGACCAGTTCCCATACATCAAAAGTTCCGACCTTGTCATCGCACCCGGGGGCCATAGTACGATGATGGAAGCGCTCTCTTTTGGCATCCCTATGCTCTCATTCCCGGACATCGATCACAACGAACAACAGAACAATGCAACTGCACTGGAAGAGGACGGATGCGGGAAGAGAATGGACTATTCAATATCCCCTGAAAAGCTCCTTGAACACATCCATGAGATCACAAATGAAGGTAAGCTTGTGGAGAAGAGCAGGGAACTGCAAGAGCTCTCCAACGAACTTAGCGGACCGTCTGCCATCACGGGGATGCTGGAATCAAAATATAAGGAGTGA
- a CDS encoding MotA/TolQ/ExbB proton channel family protein — MGIDSSLFQIMYTAASAMLYPVVILLILTIALSLGLIGEFISEYAKRHRNVKELEHIGRSVQENVKNSSYDDAASHLLKIDQNQLVTSFAHDAAEHLKNNAISSIDWLSEEYEVRMTKRLEQTKIMSTVAPMLGLMGTLIPLGPALIGLAQGDILQLANNLMIAFATTVLGLFAGIVGYVLTLIRKRWYWQDMADIDYLVDSMEIGE; from the coding sequence ATGGGTATTGATTCTTCTTTGTTCCAGATCATGTATACCGCTGCGTCTGCTATGCTGTATCCTGTGGTAATACTTTTGATCCTGACAATTGCGTTATCGCTTGGTTTGATCGGTGAGTTCATCTCCGAATATGCAAAACGTCACCGAAACGTCAAAGAGCTGGAACATATAGGCAGAAGCGTTCAGGAGAATGTAAAGAATTCTTCCTACGACGATGCTGCATCACATCTTCTGAAAATTGACCAGAACCAGCTTGTCACATCATTTGCACACGATGCTGCAGAGCACCTGAAAAATAATGCGATCTCTTCCATCGACTGGCTTTCAGAAGAATATGAGGTCAGGATGACAAAGCGTCTGGAGCAAACAAAGATAATGTCCACAGTGGCCCCTATGCTTGGGCTAATGGGTACTTTAATTCCACTGGGTCCAGCACTCATCGGTCTTGCACAGGGTGACATCCTCCAGCTTGCCAACAACCTGATGATTGCCTTTGCTACAACCGTACTTGGTCTTTTTGCAGGTATTGTGGGGTACGTACTCACTTTGATCAGAAAACGCTGGTACTGGCAGGATATGGCTGACATCGACTATCTCGTTGATTCCATGGAGATCGGAGAATGA
- a CDS encoding DUF2149 domain-containing protein: protein MRRKRYHRTGILYEEEDQNPLTGVANLFDVAMVFSVALLIALVMSYQLPELLSPTEDITIVKNPGQENMKIIVKEGQDIEVLNMTEQIGGGTGEALGTAYQLADGRVVYVPDSGNETST, encoded by the coding sequence ATGAGACGGAAACGGTATCATCGAACAGGAATTCTCTACGAGGAAGAGGACCAGAACCCTCTGACCGGAGTGGCCAATCTCTTTGATGTTGCCATGGTGTTCTCAGTAGCTCTATTGATAGCTCTTGTGATGTCTTACCAGTTACCTGAGTTGCTCAGTCCTACTGAAGACATAACTATCGTAAAGAATCCTGGTCAGGAGAACATGAAAATTATCGTCAAGGAAGGGCAGGACATTGAAGTCCTGAACATGACCGAGCAGATCGGTGGTGGTACCGGTGAAGCACTGGGTACGGCCTACCAGCTGGCTGATGGTCGAGTTGTTTACGTTCCTGATTCAGGGAACGAAACGAGCACCTGA
- a CDS encoding metalloregulator ArsR/SmtB family transcription factor → MIIPEPIENEVKLLGGAEGIALRIADDEKIGKQSSIHHALSSSIRLKILNLLLVQPLCVCLIKAITKMPDSKLSYHLSILVESGLIRREKSGNWIIYHPTEEGNKYKVE, encoded by the coding sequence ATGATAATTCCTGAACCTATCGAAAACGAAGTGAAGTTGCTTGGGGGAGCAGAAGGCATTGCACTGAGAATTGCAGATGATGAGAAGATTGGCAAACAGAGTAGCATACATCATGCATTATCTTCCTCTATCCGATTGAAGATACTCAACCTTTTATTGGTGCAGCCACTGTGCGTATGTCTGATAAAGGCGATAACAAAGATGCCTGATTCTAAGCTTTCCTACCATCTTTCGATTCTTGTGGAGAGCGGACTTATTCGTCGTGAGAAAAGTGGCAACTGGATAATCTATCATCCAACAGAAGAGGGGAATAAGTATAAAGTGGAGTAA